A window of the Leucothrix mucor DSM 2157 genome harbors these coding sequences:
- a CDS encoding FAD-binding oxidoreductase, whose amino-acid sequence MTTLEALSQLFSDKHLLTDADSLLHYGRDWSRVHQPDPLAIVFPESTEQVQALVKLANEHQFALVPSGGRTGLSGGAIASNQEVVVSFDRMNKVLEFNAIDRSVRCQPGVITAQLQQLAEDNDLFYPVDFASSGSSQIGGNIATNAGGIKVIGYGLTRNWVSGLTVVTGEGKILELNHGLFKNATGYDLRHLFIGSEGTLGFITEATMQLTKTPQNLTVMVLGVPDVSSLMKVFETFRNAINPTAFESFIQRTVDIVHQEKGLPKPFETDAPFYILLEFENDSEARENKVLETFEYCAEQGWVLDGVMSQSEQQARDLWRLREDISESINAFTPYKNDLSVRMSEIPAFLEQLEALVSARYPDFEVVWYGHIGDGNLHLNILKPADMPAEEFFKACATVNHEVFGLVKAMRGSISAEHGVGLIKRDYLNYSREEDEVAYMRAMKAVFDPNNVMNPGKMLTA is encoded by the coding sequence ATGACTACTCTCGAAGCCCTGTCTCAACTTTTCAGCGACAAACACCTGCTAACCGATGCCGACTCCCTGCTCCACTACGGCAGAGACTGGAGTCGCGTCCACCAGCCAGACCCATTAGCCATCGTATTTCCAGAGTCTACTGAGCAAGTTCAGGCGCTGGTTAAGCTGGCGAATGAGCATCAATTTGCATTGGTGCCTTCGGGCGGGCGCACCGGTTTAAGTGGTGGTGCGATTGCCAGTAATCAGGAAGTCGTGGTGTCATTTGATCGCATGAATAAGGTGCTGGAGTTTAATGCGATTGACCGCAGTGTGCGCTGTCAGCCGGGTGTGATTACTGCGCAATTACAACAGCTTGCCGAAGATAATGACCTGTTTTATCCGGTCGATTTTGCCTCATCCGGCTCTAGTCAAATTGGCGGCAATATTGCGACCAATGCGGGCGGCATTAAAGTGATCGGTTATGGTTTAACGCGTAATTGGGTCTCCGGCCTGACCGTGGTGACTGGCGAAGGCAAAATACTCGAACTCAACCATGGCTTATTCAAAAATGCCACGGGATACGATCTGCGCCATTTGTTTATCGGCTCTGAAGGCACGCTAGGCTTTATTACCGAAGCCACCATGCAGCTGACCAAAACACCGCAAAATCTCACCGTGATGGTATTGGGCGTTCCGGATGTCAGCTCGCTGATGAAGGTGTTTGAAACCTTTCGCAATGCCATCAACCCGACCGCATTTGAGAGTTTTATTCAACGCACCGTCGATATTGTGCATCAGGAAAAGGGCTTGCCAAAGCCGTTTGAAACCGATGCGCCATTTTATATTTTGCTGGAATTTGAAAATGACAGCGAAGCGCGGGAAAACAAGGTGCTGGAAACCTTTGAATATTGCGCGGAACAAGGCTGGGTGTTGGATGGTGTAATGAGCCAGAGCGAGCAGCAAGCGCGGGATTTATGGCGTTTGCGTGAAGATATTTCAGAATCGATTAATGCTTTTACCCCGTACAAAAATGATCTGTCGGTGCGCATGTCCGAAATTCCAGCGTTTTTAGAGCAACTGGAAGCCTTGGTCAGCGCGCGCTATCCGGACTTTGAAGTAGTGTGGTATGGGCATATTGGCGATGGCAATTTGCATTTAAATATTCTGAAACCAGCCGATATGCCTGCAGAGGAATTTTTCAAAGCCTGCGCCACGGTCAATCATGAAGTGTTTGGTTTGGTTAAAGCCATGCGCGGCAGTATTTCCGCAGAACACGGCGTTGGTCTAATCAAACGGGATTATCTGAATTACTCGCGAGAGGAAGATGAAGTGGCTTATATGCGAGCGATGAAGGCCGTGTTTGACCCTAATAATGTGATGAATCCCGGAAAAATGCTGACAGCATAG
- a CDS encoding DUF2852 domain-containing protein, translating into MSSSNGSTAENSGARSFGFSGKHLGEKGNWSPMNIGAMVVGFVFFWPIGLVLLYWNIKGRDVRDLPGTIKEKWADMRGRKCKSEATGSDNSLFNEFQQTQYDRIREIKEEIKERARRFQDFRADAKRRADEEEFNQFMANNPDRNGN; encoded by the coding sequence ATGTCGTCATCAAACGGTTCTACAGCAGAAAACTCAGGTGCTCGTTCATTTGGCTTTTCCGGTAAGCACTTAGGTGAAAAAGGTAATTGGTCGCCGATGAATATCGGTGCCATGGTGGTCGGATTTGTTTTCTTCTGGCCCATCGGTCTGGTGCTGTTGTACTGGAATATTAAAGGGCGTGATGTGAGAGATCTGCCCGGCACGATCAAGGAGAAGTGGGCAGATATGCGTGGAAGAAAATGTAAAAGTGAAGCCACTGGCTCGGATAACTCGCTGTTTAATGAGTTTCAGCAAACGCAATACGATCGCATTCGTGAGATCAAAGAGGAGATTAAAGAGCGTGCTCGTCGCTTCCAAGACTTCCGTGCCGATGCCAAGCGTCGTGCGGATGAGGAAGAATTTAATCAATTCATGGCCAATAATCCGGACCGCAACGGTAACTAA
- a CDS encoding TetR/AcrR family transcriptional regulator, with protein MPTMKKEKNSYHHGHLSESLLDAVDEMATKFGLEAISLRACAKLVGVSPSSAFRHYADKRALLTAFATRALHQLLESMASAKAHAEQNELDAFSEVSQAYIEFALTKPAFFRAMWREEIIYTSDEHYAAAVKLLSGYMQGGFVDTIHDKDPNSFSAQELLAWSSVHGLAHLFIEGPVGKGLDKSQKQQMAHGMIKSLAHSLRAAN; from the coding sequence ATGCCCACAATGAAAAAAGAAAAGAACAGTTACCATCACGGCCATCTCAGCGAGTCATTACTCGATGCGGTGGATGAAATGGCCACGAAATTTGGTCTGGAGGCGATCTCCCTGCGCGCCTGCGCCAAATTGGTCGGCGTTTCCCCCTCCTCGGCGTTTCGCCATTATGCGGATAAGCGCGCCCTGCTTACCGCATTCGCCACCCGCGCCTTACATCAATTACTGGAGTCGATGGCCAGCGCCAAAGCGCATGCTGAGCAAAATGAGTTGGATGCCTTCTCGGAAGTCAGTCAGGCGTATATCGAATTTGCACTGACCAAACCGGCCTTTTTCCGCGCCATGTGGCGTGAGGAAATTATTTACACCAGCGATGAGCATTACGCTGCAGCGGTGAAGTTATTAAGTGGCTATATGCAAGGCGGATTTGTTGACACTATTCACGATAAAGACCCGAATAGCTTTAGTGCACAGGAGTTATTGGCGTGGTCGTCGGTGCATGGTTTGGCACATTTATTTATTGAAGGGCCTGTGGGTAAAGGCTTGGATAAGTCGCAAAAGCAGCAAATGGCGCATGGCATGATTAAATCATTAGCCCACTCATTGAGAGCCGCGAATTGA
- a CDS encoding molybdopterin-containing oxidoreductase family protein, translating to MTATVIQPSDTIKHTTCYECDANCAFTVTINPEGVATSVDGLPNCPRGQLQLERQYHPDRLLYPLKRVGPRGSGEFERISWDEALTTIAEKLEAGKQEHGAPAVGFFAGYTKEARPQLQRLAHAFGSPNYLTESGCCFSSTMVSEKLTYGYKLKTTSTIESPKTRCVLVWSTNASGSIPPFENHHLNKQKRNRKMIVVDPRRTETAELADIHLQIRPGTDGALALGFHHLIFVNGWQDQDFLNEWASGLAEFREYIKDFTPAVVAEVCGIDEADLRAAAEMFATELPSQIAMSPTSTVQHSNGFQNHRAMILLSAVIGMIDREGGNRFFNDKVLPKPIEMFDVCRNDLPPRIGDEVFPIWTKYWPAAQSMLMPDCILEGKPQKLRALLAMGINTAMWANSKRMERALGELDFFAVSDFFHNPATLQADIVLPAATSLERSALIAYPGCAYQGEVKYRRQALPPRGEAKPDAQIFLELGVKMGMADQFWNGDLDASWAEMAEGLPDEVREEAYEKPEGVVVYSEVIDELVDAGYMDADRQWRLHGFKTVTGKIEFDSKELRDQGYDGLPVYREPVESPVASPEVFTKYPLVLTSGGRQKYFTHSQQHNIAKLLDFDPKPRIQIHPEDAAARGISHDAQVSVSSPRGAVLFYADVTDIMKPGVVHCFHGWNEANVNELTDDSCLDPISGFPAFKSLLCEVTAA from the coding sequence GTGACTGCTACCGTTATCCAACCAAGCGACACCATAAAACACACCACTTGCTACGAATGTGACGCGAACTGCGCCTTTACGGTGACGATCAACCCCGAAGGCGTCGCAACCAGCGTTGATGGCTTGCCCAATTGCCCGCGCGGGCAGCTGCAATTGGAGCGTCAATACCACCCAGATCGCTTACTGTATCCACTTAAACGCGTTGGGCCACGTGGCTCGGGTGAGTTTGAGCGCATTAGCTGGGATGAAGCGCTGACTACCATCGCGGAGAAACTGGAAGCCGGTAAGCAAGAGCACGGCGCACCAGCGGTTGGCTTTTTTGCAGGCTATACCAAAGAAGCGCGGCCTCAATTGCAGCGTTTAGCGCATGCATTTGGTAGCCCAAATTACCTTACAGAGTCTGGCTGCTGCTTCTCCTCGACCATGGTGTCGGAAAAGCTCACTTATGGCTACAAACTGAAAACCACGTCCACCATCGAATCGCCAAAGACGCGCTGCGTGTTGGTGTGGTCAACGAATGCCTCTGGCTCGATTCCACCCTTTGAAAACCATCACCTCAACAAGCAAAAGCGCAATCGCAAAATGATTGTGGTGGACCCGCGCCGGACCGAAACGGCCGAGCTGGCAGATATCCATCTGCAAATTCGCCCCGGTACTGATGGCGCATTGGCGCTAGGATTTCATCATCTAATCTTTGTGAATGGCTGGCAGGATCAGGACTTTTTGAATGAATGGGCCAGTGGCTTGGCTGAATTCAGAGAGTACATCAAAGATTTCACTCCAGCGGTTGTCGCTGAGGTTTGCGGGATTGATGAAGCTGATTTACGCGCGGCCGCTGAAATGTTTGCCACCGAACTCCCTTCGCAAATTGCCATGTCGCCGACCTCAACCGTGCAGCATAGCAATGGTTTCCAAAACCACCGCGCGATGATTTTACTCTCTGCCGTTATCGGCATGATCGACCGCGAAGGGGGCAACCGCTTCTTTAATGACAAAGTGCTACCTAAGCCAATCGAAATGTTTGATGTGTGCCGCAATGATTTGCCACCGCGCATTGGTGATGAAGTGTTCCCAATCTGGACCAAATACTGGCCAGCCGCACAAAGCATGTTGATGCCGGATTGTATTTTAGAAGGTAAGCCGCAAAAGCTGCGGGCGCTATTGGCAATGGGAATCAACACTGCCATGTGGGCAAACTCCAAGCGCATGGAGCGCGCACTGGGCGAATTGGACTTTTTTGCCGTCTCTGATTTCTTCCATAATCCCGCCACTTTGCAGGCCGATATTGTGTTGCCTGCGGCGACTAGCTTGGAGCGTAGCGCCTTAATCGCGTATCCCGGCTGTGCGTATCAGGGTGAAGTAAAGTATCGTCGCCAAGCGCTGCCACCTCGCGGTGAAGCCAAACCCGATGCGCAGATCTTTCTGGAGTTGGGCGTAAAAATGGGCATGGCTGACCAGTTCTGGAATGGTGATTTGGATGCCTCATGGGCGGAAATGGCCGAAGGATTGCCCGATGAGGTGCGTGAAGAAGCGTATGAAAAACCGGAAGGCGTAGTGGTGTACAGCGAAGTGATTGATGAACTGGTCGATGCCGGTTATATGGATGCTGATCGCCAATGGCGCTTGCATGGCTTCAAAACAGTCACCGGTAAAATCGAGTTTGATTCCAAAGAGTTACGCGACCAAGGCTATGATGGTTTGCCGGTTTATCGCGAGCCAGTGGAAAGCCCGGTTGCTAGTCCTGAGGTGTTTACCAAGTATCCGCTAGTGCTAACCTCTGGCGGGCGACAAAAGTATTTCACGCACTCCCAGCAGCATAATATCGCGAAGCTGTTGGACTTTGACCCGAAGCCACGCATTCAGATTCACCCTGAGGATGCCGCTGCGCGTGGCATTTCGCACGATGCGCAGGTGTCGGTCAGTTCGCCGCGCGGTGCGGTGCTGTTTTATGCCGATGTCACCGACATTATGAAGCCCGGTGTGGTGCATTGCTTCCATGGTTGGAATGAGGCCAATGTGAATGAATTGACCGATGACTCTTGTCTTGACCCGATCAGTGGATTTCCAGCGTTTAAATCGTTGTTATGTGAGGTGACTGCCGCCTAA
- a CDS encoding MBL fold metallo-hydrolase: protein MKYQSIPVTPFQQNCSIVWCEKTKQCAIIDPGGDIDKLSAVIEKEGLTPVAIWLTHGHLDHVGGTVTLAERYELPIIGPHEGDAFWLDGLPQQSEMFGFPHHDAFRPTRWLKAGETLTLGEESFEVRFTPGHTPGHVVLFNESAHIVFVGDVLFSGSIGRTDFPGGNHQHLMDAIKTQLWPMPDDTVVVSGHGPNTTIGHERKTNPNVR, encoded by the coding sequence ATGAAATACCAATCCATTCCCGTTACGCCCTTTCAGCAAAACTGCAGCATCGTTTGGTGCGAGAAAACCAAGCAATGCGCGATTATTGATCCCGGCGGAGATATCGACAAACTCAGTGCGGTGATTGAAAAAGAAGGCCTGACCCCAGTTGCCATTTGGCTAACCCACGGCCACCTCGATCATGTGGGCGGCACCGTGACATTAGCCGAGCGCTATGAGTTACCGATTATTGGCCCACATGAAGGCGATGCTTTCTGGCTTGATGGCTTACCACAACAATCCGAAATGTTTGGCTTTCCACATCACGATGCCTTTCGCCCTACTCGTTGGTTAAAAGCCGGTGAAACACTCACGCTGGGCGAGGAAAGTTTTGAAGTGCGCTTTACGCCCGGCCACACTCCGGGCCATGTCGTGCTCTTTAATGAATCTGCACATATCGTCTTTGTGGGCGATGTGTTGTTCTCCGGCTCGATTGGCCGTACCGATTTTCCGGGCGGCAATCATCAGCATTTGATGGATGCGATTAAAACGCAACTGTGGCCAATGCCGGATGATACGGTTGTGGTCTCTGGCCATGGCCCGAATACCACCATCGGCCATGAGCGTAAAACTAATCCAAATGTTCGATAA
- a CDS encoding Bug family tripartite tricarboxylate transporter substrate binding protein, whose product MKAPILKKVAAGVVLSLSMVGSSFAAECIAPANPGGGWDFTCRTIGKIMYDIKAVDQPIQVTNMAGAGGGLAYNHVVAERNTDADLIIAASSATSTRLAQDAYAGMTADQVRFVGAIGADPGVIVVAKDSKFKDLKDLLEAVKADPSKVTFAGGSAVGGFDHLKPLMLLQRAGFTDIRKVKYIGVDGGADAITQTVGGFTQAMTGDMSEIVGFLKAGEVRAIAVLSEERIPGFDDIPTAKEQGYDVVAVNWRGMYIPKGVSDDTFNLWADRLKKVAESDEWKESMKANGLAPFTKVGADFQGYVDGVVAEIHALSKDIGVIK is encoded by the coding sequence ATGAAAGCACCAATTTTGAAGAAAGTGGCAGCGGGCGTCGTTCTGAGTCTGAGCATGGTAGGCAGCAGTTTCGCAGCAGAGTGTATCGCTCCTGCTAACCCTGGCGGCGGCTGGGATTTCACTTGCCGTACTATCGGTAAGATCATGTATGACATCAAGGCTGTCGATCAGCCAATCCAAGTTACCAATATGGCGGGCGCTGGTGGTGGTTTAGCTTATAACCACGTTGTTGCCGAGCGTAACACTGACGCCGATCTAATTATTGCAGCCTCTTCTGCAACCTCCACTCGTTTAGCACAAGATGCCTATGCTGGTATGACAGCAGATCAGGTTCGCTTTGTTGGCGCAATCGGTGCTGACCCAGGCGTTATCGTTGTTGCTAAAGACAGCAAATTCAAAGACCTAAAAGACTTATTAGAAGCGGTTAAAGCCGATCCTTCTAAAGTAACCTTCGCAGGTGGTTCTGCAGTGGGTGGTTTTGATCACCTTAAGCCATTGATGTTGCTGCAACGCGCAGGCTTCACAGACATCAGAAAAGTAAAATACATCGGTGTTGATGGTGGTGCAGATGCGATCACTCAAACCGTTGGTGGCTTCACTCAAGCAATGACGGGCGACATGTCTGAAATCGTAGGCTTCCTGAAAGCTGGCGAAGTTCGCGCAATTGCAGTGCTGTCTGAAGAACGCATTCCGGGCTTTGACGATATCCCAACGGCTAAAGAGCAAGGCTACGACGTCGTTGCGGTTAACTGGCGCGGTATGTACATCCCTAAAGGCGTTAGCGATGATACTTTCAACCTATGGGCAGATCGCCTGAAGAAAGTCGCAGAAAGTGACGAGTGGAAAGAATCAATGAAGGCTAACGGTCTGGCTCCATTCACTAAAGTGGGTGCTGACTTCCAAGGCTATGTAGATGGCGTTGTTGCAGAAATTCACGCGTTATCTAAAGACATCGGAGTAATCAAGTAA
- a CDS encoding tripartite tricarboxylate transporter TctB family protein: MISDRIFGLVVLLVAVAYVAAATQIQTSFLADPVGPKAFPIMIGSIAALCGLFLMVKPDPDPEWPAMRTFLALLVAVAVLIAYAFALKPLGFILPTAIAAGILSFQISPRAGPAALAGVGLSVGLFVLFKFALGLGLVPFPKGLFG; encoded by the coding sequence ATGATCAGCGACCGGATTTTTGGTCTGGTCGTGTTACTGGTAGCAGTGGCGTATGTCGCCGCTGCTACTCAGATTCAGACCAGCTTCTTAGCCGACCCGGTGGGCCCCAAAGCCTTCCCAATTATGATCGGCTCCATTGCCGCCTTGTGCGGTTTATTTTTAATGGTAAAACCAGATCCCGACCCCGAGTGGCCTGCAATGCGGACCTTCCTCGCCTTATTGGTTGCGGTTGCGGTATTGATTGCTTACGCGTTTGCGCTAAAACCATTGGGATTCATCTTACCGACTGCGATTGCAGCGGGCATTTTGAGTTTTCAGATTTCACCGCGCGCGGGTCCTGCGGCACTCGCCGGTGTTGGTTTATCGGTCGGGCTGTTTGTATTGTTTAAATTCGCTCTAGGGCTCGGCTTAGTGCCGTTTCCAAAAGGCCTCTTCGGTTAA
- a CDS encoding tripartite tricarboxylate transporter permease has product MDILNNLMLGFSVAFSPFTLMLAIIGCFLGTIIGALPGLGPSNGVAILIPITFTMGLDATSALVLMTSVYYGAMYGGRISSILLNIPGDEPALMTTLDGYPMAKNGRAGDALVLSGVASFVGAFLATIGLILLAPLLARVAYVFGPAEYFALYLLAFCTLGGMSSNNQAKSALAACIGLGISMIGVDNSSGMARLTGGNLHLMDGIDFLVAIVGLFAIAEVFFFIESHGKSSSIGVKLDKVTIPWKDIKDTKWTMLRSSVLGFVAGILPGAGASLGSFLAYMSEKSIAGEKGGFGTGVPKGIAAPEAGNNAAAGGALVPMLTLGVPGSGTTAVLLALLMTLNITPGPTLFTEQPEVVWGLIASLLIANVVLLLMNVPMVKVFVKILMVPPWILLPGVTMVSFVGIYSLSGSYFDLLLMVGFGALGYVLRKLEIPTVPVILGILLGGNMENALRRAMVIADGDYMYLFSSPISIGLWIAAIVGFIAPMFLRNVLRKPQRITD; this is encoded by the coding sequence ATGGATATTCTTAATAACCTCATGCTCGGGTTTTCGGTCGCGTTCTCACCGTTTACCCTGATGCTGGCCATTATCGGCTGCTTTCTGGGTACCATTATCGGTGCGCTGCCGGGCTTAGGCCCCTCCAATGGCGTGGCCATTCTAATCCCGATTACCTTTACCATGGGCTTAGATGCAACCTCGGCATTGGTACTAATGACCTCGGTGTATTACGGGGCGATGTACGGCGGACGGATCAGCTCGATTTTGCTCAATATTCCGGGCGATGAACCGGCGCTGATGACCACGCTCGATGGCTATCCCATGGCCAAAAACGGCCGCGCTGGCGATGCCTTAGTATTGTCTGGTGTTGCGTCTTTTGTGGGTGCTTTTCTAGCCACGATCGGCTTGATTCTGCTGGCACCACTGCTGGCTCGCGTGGCTTATGTCTTTGGCCCTGCGGAGTACTTTGCACTGTATTTACTGGCGTTCTGTACGCTGGGTGGCATGTCATCCAATAACCAAGCAAAATCTGCTTTGGCGGCATGTATTGGTCTGGGTATTTCCATGATTGGTGTGGACAACTCATCCGGTATGGCACGACTAACAGGCGGTAATTTGCACCTTATGGATGGCATCGACTTCCTGGTGGCGATTGTTGGTTTGTTTGCAATTGCGGAAGTGTTCTTCTTTATTGAAAGTCACGGTAAAAGCTCCTCCATTGGTGTGAAGCTGGACAAAGTCACTATCCCTTGGAAAGACATCAAAGACACCAAATGGACCATGTTGCGCTCTAGTGTTTTAGGCTTTGTGGCCGGAATCCTGCCGGGTGCCGGTGCCTCACTAGGAAGCTTCCTGGCTTATATGAGCGAGAAGTCGATTGCGGGTGAAAAAGGTGGTTTTGGTACCGGTGTTCCTAAAGGGATTGCGGCACCAGAAGCGGGTAACAATGCGGCGGCAGGTGGTGCACTCGTGCCAATGTTGACCCTCGGTGTACCAGGTTCTGGAACCACAGCAGTATTGTTAGCCTTGCTAATGACACTGAATATCACCCCCGGCCCGACCTTGTTTACGGAACAGCCAGAAGTGGTTTGGGGCTTGATTGCGTCACTGCTGATTGCCAACGTCGTGTTGCTGCTAATGAACGTGCCGATGGTTAAGGTGTTCGTGAAGATTCTGATGGTACCGCCCTGGATTTTATTACCCGGCGTGACCATGGTGTCGTTCGTGGGTATCTACTCACTGTCAGGCAGCTATTTTGATCTGTTGCTGATGGTAGGCTTTGGTGCACTAGGCTATGTATTGCGCAAGTTAGAAATCCCAACAGTACCCGTTATTCTCGGAATACTGCTGGGCGGCAATATGGAAAATGCGCTGCGCCGTGCCATGGTGATTGCAGATGGAGACTATATGTACCTGTTCTCCTCTCCGATCTCGATTGGCCTCTGGATCGCTGCGATCGTTGGCTTTATCGCGCCAATGTTCTTACGCAACGTGCTAAGAAAGCCACAACGCATTACCGACTAA
- the nhaD gene encoding sodium:proton antiporter NhaD, which translates to MDTFILILTALGFISIVLEDLTHINKAKTTLFFGSLIWLLYYVEHAATSAEVDIKLNENLLEVASLWLFLMSAMTFVAYLNNRGFIANLVMRLLPAKLSIRTLLFITANFAFIFSSLADNVTTTLVCISLLIPLKLDNKDMLRFMAVIVFGVNSGGVSLITGDVTTLMVFLAGKVTIGNLLMLIAPAYAALMILTFFMSKRMSGDLVIEKNQQPILMVDWVAGGQFLITILSILALNVLFHVPPLLTFLVSLSMLFVLMQFLNKDEDMMRNIRLIEFDTLLFFLGVLLMVGMLKELKVLDMLSQVYTYLPTPVANYALGIFSALVDNVPLTAAVLHSGMEMPLSDWISLVYAVGVGGSLLVIGSAAGIIAMSKVEGLTFASYARYSKYLLIAYTIGFALAWGLGQLVHGITGA; encoded by the coding sequence ATGGATACCTTCATCCTCATTCTAACCGCGCTGGGATTCATCAGCATTGTGTTGGAGGATTTGACTCATATTAACAAGGCAAAAACCACCTTGTTTTTTGGAAGTCTGATCTGGTTACTCTACTACGTCGAACACGCGGCAACTTCCGCCGAAGTCGATATCAAGCTCAACGAAAACCTCCTCGAAGTCGCCTCGCTCTGGCTCTTTTTAATGTCCGCTATGACCTTCGTCGCCTACCTCAATAACCGAGGTTTTATTGCCAATCTGGTGATGCGCTTATTACCCGCAAAACTCTCGATTCGCACTCTGTTATTTATTACGGCTAACTTCGCGTTTATCTTTTCCTCGCTGGCCGATAACGTAACCACCACGCTGGTGTGTATCAGCCTGTTAATCCCGTTGAAGTTAGATAACAAAGATATGCTGCGCTTTATGGCAGTGATCGTATTTGGTGTGAACTCCGGCGGTGTCTCGCTAATCACCGGTGATGTCACCACGCTGATGGTATTCCTCGCTGGCAAAGTCACCATCGGTAATCTGCTGATGTTGATCGCACCGGCTTATGCGGCCTTGATGATTTTGACCTTCTTTATGTCGAAGCGCATGAGTGGGGATCTGGTGATTGAGAAAAATCAGCAACCCATTCTAATGGTGGATTGGGTGGCTGGCGGCCAGTTCCTAATCACTATTTTAAGTATTTTGGCACTGAACGTATTGTTCCATGTACCGCCATTACTGACCTTCCTTGTGTCCCTGTCGATGTTATTCGTGCTGATGCAGTTCCTGAATAAAGACGAAGACATGATGCGCAATATTCGCTTAATCGAGTTCGATACACTGCTGTTCTTCTTAGGTGTCCTGCTGATGGTCGGCATGCTGAAAGAGCTTAAAGTACTGGATATGTTGAGTCAGGTGTATACCTATCTGCCAACGCCAGTGGCTAACTATGCTCTGGGTATTTTCTCTGCATTAGTGGATAACGTTCCGTTAACAGCGGCTGTACTGCACTCGGGTATGGAAATGCCGTTAAGCGATTGGATTTCGCTAGTCTATGCGGTGGGCGTGGGTGGTTCTTTGTTAGTCATCGGCTCTGCGGCGGGAATCATCGCGATGAGTAAAGTGGAAGGTCTGACCTTTGCCAGTTACGCGCGGTATTCAAAGTACTTATTGATCGCGTATACGATCGGCTTTGCGTTGGCGTGGGGATTGGGGCAGTTAGTCCATGGTATTACTGGAGCCTAA
- a CDS encoding response regulator transcription factor produces MKILLVEDTPDLAEAIAERLRADGHAVDWLTDGEQANKLLSYQDYSLVILDLGLPKLDGMRVLQLLRERKNKTPVMILTARSGIDDRVNALDLGADDYLIKPVDLRELSARCRALIRRNSGEVASLVNYGNLSFNRGSATVLVNETEVDLPKRELSILDLLLSHQGRTLSKSQIADQLCSFDDIDELPSDNAIELYIARLRKKIAASNVRIKTLRGIGYMIYVEQ; encoded by the coding sequence ATGAAAATACTACTGGTTGAGGATACTCCGGACTTGGCAGAGGCCATCGCTGAGCGGCTGCGGGCTGATGGCCATGCTGTCGATTGGTTAACTGACGGAGAACAGGCCAATAAATTACTGAGTTATCAAGATTACAGTCTGGTAATCCTTGATTTAGGCTTGCCAAAATTGGATGGCATGCGCGTATTGCAGCTATTACGCGAACGTAAAAACAAAACCCCTGTGATGATTTTAACCGCCCGCTCTGGTATTGATGACCGGGTGAATGCGCTGGATTTAGGCGCTGATGATTACCTAATTAAGCCGGTTGATTTGCGTGAGCTATCGGCACGCTGTCGCGCCTTAATTCGTCGCAATAGTGGCGAGGTTGCAAGCTTAGTCAATTATGGCAATCTGAGTTTTAACCGAGGCTCCGCGACTGTATTGGTGAATGAGACAGAAGTAGATTTGCCCAAGCGCGAATTAAGCATTCTCGATTTACTGTTAAGCCATCAGGGGCGCACCTTGAGTAAGTCGCAAATTGCCGATCAACTGTGCTCGTTTGATGATATTGATGAGCTACCCAGTGACAATGCCATTGAGCTGTATATCGCGCGACTGCGTAAAAAAATCGCGGCCAGCAATGTACGCATCAAAACCTTACGCGGGATTGGATACATGATTTATGTTGAGCAATAG